In the Oncorhynchus keta strain PuntledgeMale-10-30-2019 chromosome 14, Oket_V2, whole genome shotgun sequence genome, one interval contains:
- the LOC118392880 gene encoding acyl-coenzyme A thioesterase MBLAC2-like, giving the protein MSATDWYAHKSIGEGLYWIQEKFFDSSNRANIWLLRGSHQDVVIDTGLGLRSLPDYINTKGLLGDDPQRKNPILAIATHAHFDHSGGLHQFEQVGVHSAEVDALANGDNFETVTWLSDREIVQAPWPGWRARGYRVKAVQPTHILQEGDVINLGDRQLKVLHMPGHSRGSICLHDGDNKMLFSGDVVYDGAMIDWLPTSRVSDYVSSCERLVGLVDSEQVDQVMPGHYHTFGAKRLHHIASGYIDRAGTCPARFSTFAWRTLAGLALRASNTHGIC; this is encoded by the exons ATGTCTGCAACGGACTGGTACGCGCACAAATCCATCGGAGAAGGTCTGTACTGGATCCAGGAGAAGTTTTTTGATTCGTCAAACAGAGCAAATATTTGGCTCCTTAGAGGGTCTCATCAAGATGTAGTGATAGACACAGGCTTGGGGTTGAGGAGTTTACCAGATTACATTAACACCAAAGGTCTGCTTGGAGACGACCCGCAGCGAAAGAACCCCATTTTGGCGATCGCCACCCACGCCCACTTCGACCACTCAGGTGGTCTGCATCAGTTCGAACAGGTGGGAGTCCACAGTGCAGAGGTCGATGCACTGGCCAACGGAGACAACTTCGAGACCGTTACGTGGCTGTCTGACAGAGAGATAGTCCAGGCTCCCTGGCCAGGATGGAGGGCTAGAGGATACAGAGTCAAGGCTGTCCAACCAACACACATACTACAAGAAG GTGATGTCATCAACCTGGGCGACAGGCAGCTGAAGGTGCTGCACATGCCCGGCCACTCCCGGGGCAGCATCTGCCTGCACGACGGGGACAACAAGATGCTGTTCAGTGGGGACGTGGTCTATGACGGAGCCATGATCGACTGGCTGCCCACCAGCCGTGTCAGCGACTACGTCAGTAGCTGTGAGCgtctggtggggctggtggataGTGAGCAGGTGGACCAGGTAATGCCTGGACACTATCACACGTTTGGTGCGAAACGGCTCCACCACATCGCCTCGGGGTACATCGACAGAGCCGGAACCTGCCCAGCACGCTTCTCCACGTTTGCCTGGAGGACCTTGGCCGGATTGGCGCTACGGGCGTCCAACACACATGGCATCTGCTAG